The following proteins come from a genomic window of Populus nigra chromosome 6, ddPopNigr1.1, whole genome shotgun sequence:
- the LOC133695779 gene encoding probable inactive purple acid phosphatase 2, producing MKLPIFLLLLLLSLITQTSLSKVTISVTPTTLQKSGDTVTISWSNVDSPSKLDWLGLYSPPDSPHDHFIGYKFLSSSPSWQSGSGSISLPITNLRSNYSFRIFHWTESEINPKRHDHDHNPLPGTAHFLAESDVVGFESGHGPEQIHLAYTDVEDEMRVMFVVGDGEERSVKWRERDGEWSHVSVARVVRYEREDMCDAPANGSIGWRDPGWIHDGVMKDLKKGVRYYYQVGSDSKGWSTTRSFVSRNGDSDETIAFLFGDMGASTPYATFIRTQDESISTMKWILRDIEAIGDKHAFVSHIGDISYARGYSWLWDHFFTQVEPVASKVPYHVCIGNHEYDWPLQPWKPDWANAVYGTDGGGECGVPYSLKFNMPGNSSDSTGTRAPATRNLYYSFDTGAVHFVYISTETNFVAGSSQYNFIKQDLESVDRSKTPFVVVQGHRPMYTTSNENGDAPMRNKMLEHLEPLFTKYNVTLALWGHVHRYERFCPVNNFICGSTWKGFPVHAVIGMAGQDWQPIWEPRSDHPNDPIFPQPARSMFRGGEFGYTKLVATKEKLTLTYVGNHDGKMHDMVEFLASGEVLSGDDSISVDAGARIGVVDSTFSWYVKGASVLVLGAFVGYILGYASHSRKQNGNKASWTPVKSEDI from the exons ATGAAGCTCCctatcttcctcctcctcctcctcctctccctCATCACTCAAACTTCCCTCTCCAAAGTCACCATCTCCGTGACTCCAACAACCCTCCAGAAATCCGGTGACACAGTGACCATTTCCTGGTCCAACGTTGATTCACCTTCCAAACTCGACTGGCTCGGGCTCTATTCACCTCCTGACTCACCTCACGACCACTTCATTGGCTACAAGTTCCTTTCTTCCTCTCCTTCATGGCAATCCGGGTCGGGTTCCATTTCCTTGCCCATCACCAACCTCCGCTCCAATTACTCTTTCCGGATCTTCCACTGGACCGAATCCGAAATCAACCCCAAACGCCATGACCATGATCACAACCCCCTCCCTGGGACGGCCCATTTTCTGGCGGAGTCGGATGTTGTCGGGTTCGAGTCGGGTCATGGGCCAGAGCAGATCCATTTGGCATATACGGATGTTGAGGACGAGATGAGGGTGATGTTTGTGGTGGGTGATGGAGAGGAGAGGAGTGTGAAGTGGAGAGAGAGGGACGGGGAGTGGAGTCACGTGAGTGTGGCACGTGTGGTGAGGTACGAAAGGGAGGATATGTGTGATGCTCCGGCAAATGGGAGTATTGGGTGGAGAGATCCGGGTTGGATCCATGATGGGGTAATGAAGGATTTGAAGAAAGGTGTTAGGTATTATTATCAg GTTGGAAGCGACTCTAAGGGTTGGAGCACAACTAGGAGCTTTGTCTCTCGGAATGGAGACTCGGATGAAACAATAGCCTTCCTGTTTGGGGACATGGGAGCTTCAACACCATATGCTACCTTTATCCGTACACAAGATGAAAGCATATCAACCATGAAGTGGATCCTCCGAGACATAGAAGCTATTGGTGACAAGCATGCTTTTGTTTCTCATATAGGAGATATCAGCTATGCAAGAGGGTACTCATGGTTGTGGGACCATTTTTTTACCCAAGTAGAACCTGTTGCTTCCAAAGTGCCGTACCATGTGTGCATTGGCAATCATGAGTACGATTGGCCCTTACAGCCCTGGAAACCAGATTGGGCCAATGCAGTTTACGGAactgatggtggtggtgaatgTGGGGTTCCTTACAGCCTAAAATTTAACATGCCAGGGAACTCTTCAGACTCAACTGGGACCCGTGCTCCTGCAACCCGAAACCTTTACTACTCTTTTGACACAGGGGCTGTACATTTTGTGTACATATCAACTGAGACCAATTTTGTTGCTGGGAGCAGCCAATATAACTTTATAAAGCAAGATCTGGAATCAGTTGACCGGAGCAAGACTCCTTTTGTGGTAGTCCAAGGGCACAGACCAATGTATACTACTAGCAATGAAAACGGGGATGCCCCAATGAGGAACAAAATGCTTGAGCACTTGGAACCTTTGTTTACGAAATACAATGTTACCCTTGCACTGTGGGGTCATGTGCATAGATACGAAAGGTTTTGTCCAGTGAATAACTTCATCTGCGGAAGCACTTGGAAGGGATTTCCAGTCCATGCTGTGATTGGCATGGCAGGACAAGACTGGCAGCCCATCTGGGAGCCAAGATCAGACCACCCAAATGATCCAATTTTTCCACAGCCAGCCAGGTCTATGTTCCGTGGGGGGGAGTTCGGGTACACCAAATTGGTTGCCACAAAGGAGAAGCTAACACTTACTTATGTAGGTAACCATGATGGAAAGATGCACGATATGGTTGAGTTTTTGGCATCTGGAGAAGTTCTCAGTGGTGATGATAGCATTAGTGTGGATGCTGGAGCCAGGATTGGGGTGGTTGATTCTACGTTCTCATGGTATGTCAAGGGGGCAAGTGTTCTTGTCCTTGGGGCTTTTGTGGGCTATATTCTTGGCTACGCATCCCATTCCAGGAAGCAAAATGGTAACAAGGCCAGCTGGACTCCTGTGAAAAGTGAGGATATATGA
- the LOC133696632 gene encoding alpha-1,4 glucan phosphorylase L-2 isozyme, chloroplastic/amyloplastic-like, with protein MATLPFSAAQSSSVSGFNYRANHSNLFFVRTPRFFNRLKRRNLSVKNITSDQRQELKDPSVNGEASLETLEPDSASIAASIQYHAEFTPLFSPEHFDLPKAFVATAESVRDSLIINWNATYKYYEKMNVKQAYYLSMEYLQGRALLNAIGNLELSGAYADALKRLGHELEDVAGQEPDAALGNGGLGRLASCFLDSLATLNYPAWGYGLRYKYGLFKQLITKDGQEEVAENWLEMGNPWEIVRNDVSYSVKFYGEVISKPDGSKEWIGGENITAVAYDVPIPGYKTKTTINLRLWSTKVAPNEFDLRAYNAGDHAKACAAIKNAEKICYILYPGDESIEGKILRLKQQYTLCSASLQDIIAHFERRSGKPVNWENFPDKVAVQMNDTHPTLCIPELIRILIDLKGLSWKESWDITQRTVAYTNHTVLPEALEKWSLDLLQKLLPRHVEIIRMIDEELIHTIIAEYGTEDLDLLQHKLKQMRILDNIELPDSVLEFLVKQEESSAVDSIKEVKGSDKETESAAEEQDTDAKDMVTFDPDPNLPKMVRMANLCVVSGSAVNGVVEIHSEIVKNEVFNEFYKLWPEKFQNKTNGVTPRRWIRFCNPDLSKIITKWTGTDDWVLNTEKLSTLAKFSDNEDLQSEWREAKKRNKIKVADFLKEKTGYIVNADAMFDVQVKRIHEYKRQLLNIMGIVYRYKKMKEMSPEERKATYVPRVCIFGGKAFATYVQAKRIVKFITDVGTTVNHDADIGDLLKVVFVPDYNVSVAEVLIPGSELSQHISTAGMEASGTSNMKFAMNGCILIGTLDGANVEIRQEVGEDNFFLFGAEAHEIAGLRKERAEGKFIPDPRFEEVKAFVRNGVFGHYNYEELMGSLEGNEGYGRADYFLVGKDFPSYVECQEKVDEAYKDQKRWTKMSILNTAGSYKFSSDRTIHEYARDIWRIQPVLLP; from the exons atggcTACTTTACCATTCTCTGCAGCTCAATCGAGTTCAGTTTCGGGCTTCAACTACAGAGCCAATCATTccaatcttttctttgttaGAACCCCACGATTTTTCAATcgtttaaaaagaagaaacttgTCCGTCAAGAACATTACTAGTGACCAAAGGCAAGAATTGAAAGATCCCTCAGTCAATGGAGAAG CTTCTTTAGAGACCCTCGAACCTGATTCTGCATCTATTGCAGCTAGTATTCAATACCATGCAGAATTCACACCATTATTCTCTCCAGAACATTTTGATCTTCCCAAGGCGTTTGTGGCAACTGCAGAAAGCGTTCGCGATTCGCTAATTATAAATTGGAATGCCACATATAAGTACTACGAGAAGATGAATGTAAAGCAGGCTTATTACCTGTCTATGGAGTATCTACAG GGCAGAGCATTGCTAAATGCCATCGGGAACTTGGAGCTTTCAGGAGCTTACGCTGATGCTTTGAAAAGGTTGGGCCACGAGTTAGAGGACGTAGCTGGACAG GAACCAGATGCTGCACTGGGGAATGGGGGCTTAGGGCGGCTTGCTTCCTGCTTTCTGGATTCGTTAGCAACACTGAATTATCCTGCTTGGGGCTATGGACTCAGGTACAAATATGGCTTGTTCAAACAGCTCATCACAAAAGATGGGCAGGAGGAAGTTGCAGAAAATTGGCTTGAG ATGGGCAATCCATGGGAAATTGTAAGAAATGATGTCTCCTATTCTGTTAAATTCTATGGAGAAGTTATTTCCAAGCCTGATGGAAGTAAAGAatggattggaggagaaaacATCACAGCTGTTGCGTATGATGTCCCAATTCCTGgatataaaactaaaaccacAATAAACCTTAGATTGTGGTCCACTAAAGTTGCACCGAATGAATTTGATTTACGTGCTTATAATGCTGGCGATCATGCCAAGGCGTGTGCAGCTATAAAGAATGCCGAAAAG ATTTGCTACATATTATACCCTGGAGATGAATCAATTGAGGGCAAGATTCTACGGTTGAAGCAACAATATACACTATGCTCTGCATCTCTCCAAGATATCATTGCTCACTTTGAAAGGAGATCAGGGAAGCCTGTAAATTGGGAAAATTTTCCAGATAAGGTTGCAGTGCAAATGAATGACACTCATCCAACACTTTGCATCCCGGAGCTGATAAGAATTTTGATAGATTTGAAGGGTTTGAGCTGGAAGGAATCATGGGATATTACTCAGAG AACTGTTGCATACACAAATCACACAGTTTTGCCTGAGGCTCTGGAGAAATGGAGCTTAGACCTTTTGCAGAAACTTCTGCCACGACATGTTGAGATCATTAGGATGATTGATGAAGAG CTGATTCATACCATAATTGCGGAGTATGGCACAGAGGATCTCGACTTGTTACAGCATAAGCTAAAGCAAATGAGAATTCTTGATAATATTGAGTTGCCTGACTCAGTTCTAGAATTTTTAGTTAAACAAGAAGAAAGTTCTGCTGTTGACTCCATTAAGGAAGTTAAAGGCTCAGATAAAGAAACTGAATCTGCTGCTGAAGAACAGGACACTGATGCGAAAGATATGGTGACATTTGACCCAGATCCAAATCTGCCAAAGATGGTCCGCATGGCTAATCTATGTGTTGTCAGCGGGTCTGCTGTAAATGGAGTTGTTGAGATTCACAgtgaaatagtaaaaaatgaaGTATTTAATGAGTTCTATAAG TTGTGGCCTGAGAAATTTCAGAATAAAACAAATGGGGTGACACCAAGAAGATGGATTCGTTTTTGCAATCCAGATCTCAGTAAAATCATAACCAAGTGGACTGGAACAGATGATTGGGTCTTAAACACTGAGAAACTATCGACACTTGCAAAG TTTTCTGATAATGAGGACCTCCAATCTGAGTGGAGGGaagccaaaaaaagaaacaagatcaAGGTTGCGGACTTCCTTAAAGAAAAGACTGGATATATTGTCAATGCTGACGCAATGTTTGATGTACAG GTAAAGCGCATCCACGAATACAAGCGGCAGTTACTGAATATAATGGGAATTGTATATCGctataagaaaatgaaagaaatgagTCCTGAGGAAAGAAAGGCGACGTATGTTCCTAGGGTATGTATATTTGGAGGCAAAGCATTTGCTACATACGTCCAAGCCAAGAGGATTGTGAAATTTATCACAGATGTGGGAACTACTGTTAATCATGATGCAGACATAGGCGACCTTTTGAAG GTTGTCTTTGTACCTGATTACAATGTCAGTGTGGCAGAGGTACTGATTCCAGGAAGCGAGCTTTCGCAGCACATCAG CACGGCTGGAATGGAGGCCAGTGGAACCAGCAATATGAAGTTTGCAATGAATGGCTGCATTCTTATTGGCACCTTAGATGGAGCTAATGTTGAAATAAGGCAAGAGGTCGGCGAAGATAATTTTTTCCTCTTTGGTGCAGAGGCACACGAAATTGCAGGCCTAAGAAAGGAAAGGGCTGAGGGAAAA TTTATCCCTGATCCAAGGTTCGAAGAAGTAAAGGCGTTTGTCAGAAATGGTGTTTTTGGCCATTACAACTATGAAGAACTCATGGGATCCTTGGAAGGAAATGAAGGTTATGGCCGAGCTGATTATTTCCTTGTTGGCAAGGATTTCCCTAGTTATGTAGAGTGCCAGGAGAAGGTTGATGAGGCATATAAAGATCAGAAA AGATGGACAAAAATGTCGATTTTGAATACAGCTGGCTCATACAAGTTCAGCAGTGACAGAACGATTCACGAATATGCAAGAGATATATGGAGGATCCAACCTGTTCTATTGCCTTGA
- the LOC133698061 gene encoding probable inactive purple acid phosphatase 2 produces MKLPIFLLLLLLSLITQTSLSKVTISVTPTTLQKSGDTVTISWSNVDSPSKLDWLGLYSPPDSPHDHFIGYKFLSSSPSWQSGSGSISLPITNLRSNYSFRIFHWTESEINPKRHDHDHNPLPGTAHFLAESDVVGFESGHGPEQIHLAYTDVEDEMRVMFVVGDGEERSVKWGERDGEWSHVSVARVVRYEREDMCDAPANGSIGWRDPGWIHDGVMKDLKKGVRYYYQVGSDSKGWSTTRSFVSRNGDSDETIAFLFGDMGASTPYATFIRTQDESISTMKWILRDIEAIGDKHAFVSHIGDISYARGYSWLWDHFFTQVEPVASKVPYHVCIGNHEYDWPLQPWKPDWANAVYGTDGGGECGVPYSLKFNMPGNSSDSTGTRAPATRNLYYSFDTGAVHFVYISTETNFVAGSSQYNFIKQDLESVDRSKTPFVVVQGHRPMYTTSNENGDAPMRNKMLEHLEPLFTKYNVTLALWGHVHRYERFCPVNNFICGSTWKGFPVHAVIGMAGQDWQPIWEPRSDHPNDPIFPQPARSMFRGGEFGYTKLVATKEKLTLTYVGNHDGKMHDMVEFLASGEVLSGDDSISVDAGARIGVVDSTFSWYVKGASVLVLGAFVGYILGYASHSRKQNGNKASWTPVKSEDI; encoded by the exons ATGAAGCTCCctatcttcctcctcctcctcctcctctccctCATCACTCAAACTTCCCTCTCCAAAGTCACCATCTCCGTGACTCCAACAACCCTCCAGAAATCCGGTGACACAGTGACCATTTCCTGGTCCAACGTTGATTCACCTTCCAAACTCGACTGGCTCGGGCTCTATTCACCTCCTGACTCACCTCACGACCACTTCATTGGCTACAAGTTCCTTTCTTCCTCTCCTTCATGGCAATCCGGGTCGGGTTCCATTTCCTTGCCCATCACCAACCTCCGCTCCAATTACTCTTTCCGGATCTTCCACTGGACCGAATCCGAAATCAACCCCAAACGCCATGACCATGATCACAACCCCCTCCCTGGGACGGCCCATTTTCTGGCGGAGTCGGATGTTGTCGGGTTCGAGTCGGGTCATGGGCCAGAGCAGATCCATTTGGCATATACGGATGTTGAGGACGAGATGAGGGTGATGTTTGTGGTGGGTGATGGAGAGGAGAGGAGTGTGAAGTGGGGAGAGAGGGACGGGGAGTGGAGTCACGTGAGTGTGGCACGTGTGGTGAGGTACGAAAGGGAGGATATGTGTGATGCTCCGGCAAATGGGAGTATTGGGTGGAGAGATCCGGGTTGGATCCATGATGGGGTAATGAAGGATTTGAAGAAAGGTGTTAGGTATTATTATCAg GTTGGAAGCGACTCTAAGGGTTGGAGCACAACTAGGAGCTTTGTCTCTCGGAATGGAGACTCGGATGAAACAATAGCCTTCCTGTTTGGGGACATGGGAGCTTCAACACCATATGCTACCTTTATCCGTACACAAGATGAAAGCATATCAACCATGAAGTGGATCCTCCGAGACATAGAAGCTATTGGTGACAAGCATGCTTTTGTTTCTCATATAGGAGATATCAGCTATGCAAGAGGGTACTCATGGTTGTGGGACCATTTTTTTACCCAAGTAGAACCTGTTGCTTCCAAAGTGCCGTACCATGTGTGCATTGGCAATCATGAGTACGATTGGCCCTTACAGCCCTGGAAACCAGATTGGGCCAATGCAGTTTACGGAactgatggtggtggtgaatgTGGGGTTCCTTACAGCCTAAAATTTAACATGCCAGGGAACTCTTCAGACTCAACTGGGACCCGTGCTCCTGCAACCCGAAACCTTTACTACTCTTTTGACACAGGGGCTGTACATTTTGTGTACATATCAACTGAGACCAATTTTGTTGCTGGGAGCAGCCAATATAACTTTATAAAGCAAGATCTGGAATCAGTTGACCGGAGCAAGACTCCTTTTGTGGTAGTCCAAGGGCACAGACCAATGTATACTACTAGCAATGAAAACGGGGATGCCCCAATGAGGAACAAAATGCTTGAGCACTTGGAACCTTTGTTTACGAAATACAATGTTACCCTTGCACTGTGGGGTCATGTGCATAGATACGAAAGGTTTTGTCCAGTGAATAACTTCATCTGCGGAAGCACTTGGAAGGGATTTCCAGTCCATGCTGTGATTGGCATGGCAGGACAAGACTGGCAGCCCATCTGGGAGCCAAGATCAGACCACCCAAATGATCCAATTTTTCCACAGCCAGCCAGGTCTATGTTCCGTGGGGGGGAGTTCGGGTACACCAAATTGGTTGCCACAAAGGAGAAGCTAACACTTACTTATGTAGGTAACCATGATGGAAAGATGCACGATATGGTTGAGTTTTTGGCATCTGGAGAAGTTCTCAGTGGTGATGATAGCATTAGTGTGGATGCTGGAGCCAGGATTGGGGTGGTTGATTCTACGTTCTCATGGTATGTCAAGGGGGCAAGTGTTCTTGTCCTTGGGGCTTTTGTGGGCTATATTCTTGGCTACGCATCCCATTCCAGGAAGCAAAATGGTAACAAGGCCAGCTGGACTCCTGTGAAAAGTGAGGATATATGA